A stretch of Branchiostoma lanceolatum isolate klBraLanc5 chromosome 14, klBraLanc5.hap2, whole genome shotgun sequence DNA encodes these proteins:
- the LOC136448876 gene encoding lysosomal alpha-mannosidase-like isoform X2 — protein sequence MDRSVCLLLFLAIGITCVTAQSCGYQKCHSLPIKPGMINVHLVPHTHDDVGWLKTVDQYYYGANTTIQRAGVQYILDGVIPQLEANPKRRFIYVEMAFFKRWWDEQDEDMHSRVKKLVNEGRLEFINGGWCMNDEASTHYNAIIDQMTLGLQFLNTTFGDCGRPLVAWHIDPFGHSREQASLFAQMGYDGFFFARLDYQDKANRLKLQNMEEIWRGSPNDLGKVADLFTGDLFAHYGPPEGLCFGILCNGQPVQDDPKLHDYNVDERVKTAENRSMEQAKHYHTDHIMWTMGSDFHYQAANIWFKNMDKLIKYTNAGNKVNLLYSTPSCYVYHKNQAADVKWNYNNTDDFFPYADKAHSFWSGYFTSRPAIKGYVRECNNFLQVCKQLEVIAGPMPFTNGGPSSQTFREAMAVAQHHDAVSGTEKQHVANDYAMRLHAGAVECQEVVSHALASKMKKGSVDPPAAQFCSYLNISICATTEENDRFSVTVYNPLARQVAGHYLRLPVNGRSYTVSAPNGKPVKTQMLKVTAQTAKVRGPRGNATSELVFPVTVEALGFSTYLITKAIGRASRSLFMPQAETNVVSMMIPQSPMMREDTEIHNEHLSLIFDSTTGLLKTVTNLKTKLILTVQQAFHWYNSSTGNNDDSTQRSGAYIFRPNGTEPLPITTKGSVITKVVTGELVQEVHQVFSDWVTQVIRLYAGQRYAELEWTVGPIPFKDGLGKEIITRFDSDMQTDNKFYTDSNGREILERQLNHRLTWKLNQTEPVAGNYYPVNSRIFIKDKSRQLTVLTDRSQGGSSLKNGSLELMVHRRMFYDDNFGVGEALNETGVFGDGLVARGKHYLMLESPTDSSQLHRNLGEQLYMAPAVSFTPNTYSTQDWSNNFNMAYSALKRELPASVHLLTLELSEEDTALLRLEHQYQAADGGTPQTVSLQGLFEPFEVVTSSVEELTLGANIHAEKLERLSWNTNEGTTGNVSQQCWDPSSATVSLKPMQICTLRFHVKRRW from the exons ATGGATCGATCAGTGTGTTTACTATTGTTCCTGGCGATTGGTATCACGTGTGTGACTGCACAGTCGTGTGGATATCAG AAATGTCATTCCCTTCCAATCAAGCCTGGTATGATTAATGTGCACCTGGTGCCTCATACACATGACGACGTCGGCTGGCTCAAGACAGTGGACCAATATTACTATGGAG CAAACACCACCATCCAGAGGGCGGGTGTTCAGTACATCCTGGATGGAGTCATTCCCCAGCTCGAGGCCAACCCCAAGAGGAGGTTCATCTATGTGGAGATGGCCTTCTTCAAGCGCTGGTGGGATGAACAAGATGAAGACATGCACAGCAGGGTCAAGAAGCTAGTGAACGAAG GCCGATTGGAATTTATCAATGGCGGCTGGTGCATGAACGATGAGGCCAGCACACATTACAACGCAATCATCGACCAGATGACGCTCGGCCTCCAGTTCTTAAACACGACGTTTGGCGACTGTGGTCGACCCCTTGTGGCGTGGCACATCGATCCGTTTGGACACTCCAGGGAACAGGCTTCACTTTTTGCACAG ATGGGATATGATGGGTTCTTCTTTGCGAGACTGGACTATCAGGACAAGGCAAACAGACTGAAACTACAGAACATGGAAGAGATCTGGCGGGGCAGCCCCAACGACCTTGGCAAGGTCGCCGACCTCTTCACAG GAGACCTGTTTGCCCACTATGGACCCCCAGAAGGACTGTGCTTCGGAATACTGTGTAATGGTCAACCTGTTCAG GATGACCCTAAGCTCCATGATTACAATGTGGATGAAAGAGTGAAGACTGCTGAGAACAGGTCCATGGAACAG GCAAAGCACTATCATACAGACCATATCATGTGGACCATGGGGTCTGACTTCCACTACCAGGCAGCTAACATCTGGTTCAAGAACATGGATAAACTCATCAAATACACCAATGCTGGG AACAAGGTGAACCTGCTGTACTCCACTCCATCCTGCTACGTGTACCATAAGAACCAAGCCGCCGACGTGAAATGGAACTACAATAACACGGACGACTTCTTCCCGTACGCAGACAAAGCCCACAGCTTCTGGTCGGGCTACTTCACCTCACGACCTGCCATTAAAGGTTATGTCAGGGAGTGTAACAACTTCCTGCAG GTTTGCAAGCAGCTAGAAGTGATAGCAGGGCCTATGCCATTTACAAATGGAGGACCATCGTCACAAACATTTA GAGAAGCCATGGCTGTTGCTCAGCACCATGATGCTGTCAG TGGGACTGAGAAACAGCACGTGGCCAATGACTACGCCATGCGTCTGCATGCAGGTGCTGTGGAATGCCAG gAGGTGGTGAGCCATGCCCTGGCTAGTAAGATGAAGAAGGGAAGTGTTGACCCACCCGCTGCACAGTTCTGCTCCTACCTCAACATCAGCATCTGTGCCACAACTGAGGAGAACGATCGT TTTTCAGTGACCGTGTACAATCCCCTGGCCAGGCAAGTGGCAGGGCACTACCTCCGTCTGCCGGTCAACGGTAGATCATACACAGTCTCAGCACCTAATGGCAAACCAGTCAAAACTCAG ATGCTGAAGGTAACTGCTCAGACTGCTAAAGTTAGGGGACCTCGGGGGAATGCCACCAGTGAACTGGTCTTCCCTGTGACTGTGGAAGCTCTGGGCTTCAGCACTTACCTTATCACCAAGGCCATCGGCAGGGCTTCAA ggagCCTGTTCATGCCTCAGGCAGAGACAAACGTGGTTTCAATGATGATTCCCCAGTCACCTATGATGAGGGAGGATACTGAGATTCATAATGAG CACCTCAGTTTGATATTTGACAGCACCACTGGCCTTCTGAAGACTGTAACAAACCTGAAGACGAAGTTGATATTAACTGTGCAGCAGGCGTTCCACTGGTACAACTCCAGTACTGGCAACAACGATGACAGTACCCAGAGGTCTGGGGCTTACATCTTCCGGCCTAACGGCACAGAGCCACTCCCGATAACCACGAAAGGCTCCGTCATTACCAAAGTG GTGACAGGAGAGTTGGTACAGGAGGTTCACCAGGTGTTCAGTGACTGGGTCACGCAGGTGATACGTCTGTATGCCGGACAGCGCTATGCTGAACTGGAGTGGACTGTTGGACCAATCCCCTTCAAGGACGGTCTGGGCAAGGAAATAATCACCCGCTTTGACTCCGACATGCAGACTGACAA TAAATTCTACACAGACTCTAATGGGCGTGAGATCTTAGAACGTCAGCTGAACCACCGTCTGACCTGGAAACTGAACCAGACAGAGCCGGTAGCAGGAAACTATTACCCCGTCAACAGCAGAATCTTCATCAAG GACAAGAGCAGACAGCTGACAGTCCTCACAGACAGGTCTCAGGGCGGCTCTAGTCTGAAGAACGGTTCTCTGGAACTCATG GTCCATCGCCGTATGTTTTATGATGACAACTTTGGTGTTGGGGAGGCATTGAACGAAACAGGAGTGTTTGGAGACGGGCTGGTGGCTCGTGGCAAACACTACCTGATGCTGGAATCACCCACAGACTCGAGCCAGCTACATCGGAACTTGGGAGAACAGCTGTACATGGCACCTGCCGTCAGCTTCACACCCAACACATACTCCACTCAGGACTGGAGCAACAACTTCAACATGGCT tACTCGGCTCTGAAGCGTGAACTGCCGGCCAGCGTCCACCTCCTGACACTGGAGCTGTCTGAAGAGGACACGGCCCTCCTCAGGCTGGAGCATCAGTACCAGGCTGCCGACGGCGGGACGCCTCAGACTGTCTCACTACAG GGTCTGTTTGAGCCATTTGAGGTTGTGACCTCCAGTGTGGAGGAGCTGACACTTGGTGCTAATATCCATGCAGAGAAGTTAGAACGTCTGTCTTGGAACACCA ATGAAGGCACCACAGGGAACGTGTCCCAACAATGCTGGGATCCCAGCTCTGCTACCGTCAGCCTGAAGCCCATGCAAATCTGCACCCTTCGCTTCCACGTAAAACGCAGGTGGTAA
- the LOC136448879 gene encoding pro-neuregulin-4, membrane-bound isoform-like, which translates to MLTTSDQILLLALCLMPGTASRAERGADGDECPPRFDGYCLRGGICQYIAESDEALCLCPTDYWGPRCNHALVEQVTGDDLAEVPVAVIIGAIFVSMLVILLIILLIICIRRYRRQRQERQRPHVLLNGTHSVGVRSQLSVKINPPSLVEYMTTV; encoded by the exons ATGCTGACCACATCGGACCAAATCCTgcttctggctctttgtctcaTGCCAG GAACAGCGTCGCGGGCAGAACGGGGGGCTGACGGTGACGAGTGCCCGCCCAGGTTTGATGGCTACTGTCTGCGAGGCGGGATCTGTCAGTACATAGCGGAGTCAGATGAAGCTTTGTGTTT atgTCCAACAGACTACTGGGGGCCGCGGTGTAACCATGCGCTCGTGGAACAGGTCACTGGTGATGACCTTGCGGAAGTACCGGTGGCTGTCATCATTGGTGCCATCTTTGTATCGATGTTGGTCATATTGCTAATCATCTTGCTTATCATCTGTATACGGAG GTACAGAAGACAGAGACAAGAGAGGCAGAGACCACATGTACTGTTAAACGGCACACATTCAGTTGGAGTGAGGAGCCAGTTATCAGTAAAAATCAACCCACCTTCACTGGTAGAATACATGACAACTGTATAG
- the LOC136448619 gene encoding uncharacterized protein isoform X2 gives MDLRGKGLKLRCSSPLIVLLCQAPVAQGIKAEFSGQHSHIVFLYLTALWSLRLLVFYNNNSATTKRGVYIIPRVTLELPGSLLLSNKMFPGTVHRLLNTCVALWIAMSSVVLSQDVTSTVPTTVPALPTTIPALSTTVPEVELQVNNMSTTEAHTTHRVPCPAGSPPLGYDGFCLHGGECLYLADFQEASCRCLEMYWGQRCQYHIPFSQAGQKTELRDTYIIIGVLSALLTLVLVGGIVFIVRRCRRETDRTGPGHTHLEKGQSTDRLTQDV, from the exons ATGGATCTACGTGGGAAAGGCTTGAAGCTTCGTTGTTCGTCACCACTAATTGTCTTGCTATGTCAAGCGCCGGTAGCACAAGGTATAAAAGCTGAGTTTTCCGGACAACATTCACACATAGTTTTCCTGTACCTGACTGCGCTCTGGTCGCTTAGATTGCTTGTTTTCTATAACAACAACTCTGCTACTACGAAAAGGGGTGTGTATATCATACCTCGTGTCACATTGGAGTTACCCGGATCGCTGTTATTGTCAAATAAGATGTTCCCCGGAACTGTACACCGCCTACTGAACACGTGTGTGGCGCTGTGGATAGCGATGTCGTCTGTAGTGTTATCACAAG ATGTGACATCTACCGTGCCCACGACAGTCCCCGCCCTGCCCACGACAATCCCCGCCCTGTCCACGACTGTCCCAGAGGTAGAGCTACAGGTGAACAACATGTCAACCACAGAGGCCCACACCACCCACAGAGTCCCCTGTCCCGCGGGATCCCCTCCCCTGGGGTATGATGGCTTCTGTCTGCACGGAGGAGAGTGTCTGTACCTGGCTGATTTTCAGGAGGCGTCCTGTCG GTGTTTGGAGATGTACTGGGGCCAGCGGTGTCAGTATCACATCCCGTTCTCTCAGGCGGGACAGAAGACGGAACTACGGGACACTTACATCATCATAGGCGTCCTGTCCGCACTTCTCACACTAGTGCTGGTCGGAGGCATCGTGTTCATAGTCAG GAGATGTCGAAGAGAAACCGACAGGACGGGGCCCGGACACACCCACTTGGAGAAAGGGCAGTCTACAGACAGACTCACACAAGATGTATAG
- the LOC136448876 gene encoding lysosomal alpha-mannosidase-like isoform X1 — MDRSVCLLLFLAIGITCVTAQSCGYQKCHSLPIKPGMINVHLVPHTHDDVGWLKTVDQYYYGANTTIQRAGVQYILDGVIPQLEANPKRRFIYVEMAFFKRWWDEQDEDMHSRVKKLVNEGRLEFINGGWCMNDEASTHYNAIIDQMTLGLQFLNTTFGDCGRPLVAWHIDPFGHSREQASLFAQMGYDGFFFARLDYQDKANRLKLQNMEEIWRGSPNDLGKVADLFTGALFGPLYTPPPGLCFELLCHDPPVQDDPKLHDYNVDERVKTAENRSMEQAKHYHTDHIMWTMGSDFHYQAANIWFKNMDKLIKYTNAGNKVNLLYSTPSCYVYHKNQAADVKWNYNNTDDFFPYADKAHSFWSGYFTSRPAIKGYVRECNNFLQVCKQLEVIAGPMPFTNGGPSSQTFREAMAVAQHHDAVSGTEKQHVANDYAMRLHAGAVECQEVVSHALASKMKKGSVDPPAAQFCSYLNISICATTEENDRFSVTVYNPLARQVAGHYLRLPVNGRSYTVSAPNGKPVKTQMLKVTAQTAKVRGPRGNATSELVFPVTVEALGFSTYLITKAIGRASRSLFMPQAETNVVSMMIPQSPMMREDTEIHNEHLSLIFDSTTGLLKTVTNLKTKLILTVQQAFHWYNSSTGNNDDSTQRSGAYIFRPNGTEPLPITTKGSVITKVVTGELVQEVHQVFSDWVTQVIRLYAGQRYAELEWTVGPIPFKDGLGKEIITRFDSDMQTDNKFYTDSNGREILERQLNHRLTWKLNQTEPVAGNYYPVNSRIFIKDKSRQLTVLTDRSQGGSSLKNGSLELMVHRRMFYDDNFGVGEALNETGVFGDGLVARGKHYLMLESPTDSSQLHRNLGEQLYMAPAVSFTPNTYSTQDWSNNFNMAYSALKRELPASVHLLTLELSEEDTALLRLEHQYQAADGGTPQTVSLQGLFEPFEVVTSSVEELTLGANIHAEKLERLSWNTNEGTTGNVSQQCWDPSSATVSLKPMQICTLRFHVKRRW, encoded by the exons ATGGATCGATCAGTGTGTTTACTATTGTTCCTGGCGATTGGTATCACGTGTGTGACTGCACAGTCGTGTGGATATCAG AAATGTCATTCCCTTCCAATCAAGCCTGGTATGATTAATGTGCACCTGGTGCCTCATACACATGACGACGTCGGCTGGCTCAAGACAGTGGACCAATATTACTATGGAG CAAACACCACCATCCAGAGGGCGGGTGTTCAGTACATCCTGGATGGAGTCATTCCCCAGCTCGAGGCCAACCCCAAGAGGAGGTTCATCTATGTGGAGATGGCCTTCTTCAAGCGCTGGTGGGATGAACAAGATGAAGACATGCACAGCAGGGTCAAGAAGCTAGTGAACGAAG GCCGATTGGAATTTATCAATGGCGGCTGGTGCATGAACGATGAGGCCAGCACACATTACAACGCAATCATCGACCAGATGACGCTCGGCCTCCAGTTCTTAAACACGACGTTTGGCGACTGTGGTCGACCCCTTGTGGCGTGGCACATCGATCCGTTTGGACACTCCAGGGAACAGGCTTCACTTTTTGCACAG ATGGGATATGATGGGTTCTTCTTTGCGAGACTGGACTATCAGGACAAGGCAAACAGACTGAAACTACAGAACATGGAAGAGATCTGGCGGGGCAGCCCCAACGACCTTGGCAAGGTCGCCGACCTCTTCACAG GGGCTCTGTTTGGACCGCTCTATACACCACCACCTGGTCTATGCTTTGAGCTCTTATGCCACGACCCTCCTGTGCAG GATGACCCTAAGCTCCATGATTACAATGTGGATGAAAGAGTGAAGACTGCTGAGAACAGGTCCATGGAACAG GCAAAGCACTATCATACAGACCATATCATGTGGACCATGGGGTCTGACTTCCACTACCAGGCAGCTAACATCTGGTTCAAGAACATGGATAAACTCATCAAATACACCAATGCTGGG AACAAGGTGAACCTGCTGTACTCCACTCCATCCTGCTACGTGTACCATAAGAACCAAGCCGCCGACGTGAAATGGAACTACAATAACACGGACGACTTCTTCCCGTACGCAGACAAAGCCCACAGCTTCTGGTCGGGCTACTTCACCTCACGACCTGCCATTAAAGGTTATGTCAGGGAGTGTAACAACTTCCTGCAG GTTTGCAAGCAGCTAGAAGTGATAGCAGGGCCTATGCCATTTACAAATGGAGGACCATCGTCACAAACATTTA GAGAAGCCATGGCTGTTGCTCAGCACCATGATGCTGTCAG TGGGACTGAGAAACAGCACGTGGCCAATGACTACGCCATGCGTCTGCATGCAGGTGCTGTGGAATGCCAG gAGGTGGTGAGCCATGCCCTGGCTAGTAAGATGAAGAAGGGAAGTGTTGACCCACCCGCTGCACAGTTCTGCTCCTACCTCAACATCAGCATCTGTGCCACAACTGAGGAGAACGATCGT TTTTCAGTGACCGTGTACAATCCCCTGGCCAGGCAAGTGGCAGGGCACTACCTCCGTCTGCCGGTCAACGGTAGATCATACACAGTCTCAGCACCTAATGGCAAACCAGTCAAAACTCAG ATGCTGAAGGTAACTGCTCAGACTGCTAAAGTTAGGGGACCTCGGGGGAATGCCACCAGTGAACTGGTCTTCCCTGTGACTGTGGAAGCTCTGGGCTTCAGCACTTACCTTATCACCAAGGCCATCGGCAGGGCTTCAA ggagCCTGTTCATGCCTCAGGCAGAGACAAACGTGGTTTCAATGATGATTCCCCAGTCACCTATGATGAGGGAGGATACTGAGATTCATAATGAG CACCTCAGTTTGATATTTGACAGCACCACTGGCCTTCTGAAGACTGTAACAAACCTGAAGACGAAGTTGATATTAACTGTGCAGCAGGCGTTCCACTGGTACAACTCCAGTACTGGCAACAACGATGACAGTACCCAGAGGTCTGGGGCTTACATCTTCCGGCCTAACGGCACAGAGCCACTCCCGATAACCACGAAAGGCTCCGTCATTACCAAAGTG GTGACAGGAGAGTTGGTACAGGAGGTTCACCAGGTGTTCAGTGACTGGGTCACGCAGGTGATACGTCTGTATGCCGGACAGCGCTATGCTGAACTGGAGTGGACTGTTGGACCAATCCCCTTCAAGGACGGTCTGGGCAAGGAAATAATCACCCGCTTTGACTCCGACATGCAGACTGACAA TAAATTCTACACAGACTCTAATGGGCGTGAGATCTTAGAACGTCAGCTGAACCACCGTCTGACCTGGAAACTGAACCAGACAGAGCCGGTAGCAGGAAACTATTACCCCGTCAACAGCAGAATCTTCATCAAG GACAAGAGCAGACAGCTGACAGTCCTCACAGACAGGTCTCAGGGCGGCTCTAGTCTGAAGAACGGTTCTCTGGAACTCATG GTCCATCGCCGTATGTTTTATGATGACAACTTTGGTGTTGGGGAGGCATTGAACGAAACAGGAGTGTTTGGAGACGGGCTGGTGGCTCGTGGCAAACACTACCTGATGCTGGAATCACCCACAGACTCGAGCCAGCTACATCGGAACTTGGGAGAACAGCTGTACATGGCACCTGCCGTCAGCTTCACACCCAACACATACTCCACTCAGGACTGGAGCAACAACTTCAACATGGCT tACTCGGCTCTGAAGCGTGAACTGCCGGCCAGCGTCCACCTCCTGACACTGGAGCTGTCTGAAGAGGACACGGCCCTCCTCAGGCTGGAGCATCAGTACCAGGCTGCCGACGGCGGGACGCCTCAGACTGTCTCACTACAG GGTCTGTTTGAGCCATTTGAGGTTGTGACCTCCAGTGTGGAGGAGCTGACACTTGGTGCTAATATCCATGCAGAGAAGTTAGAACGTCTGTCTTGGAACACCA ATGAAGGCACCACAGGGAACGTGTCCCAACAATGCTGGGATCCCAGCTCTGCTACCGTCAGCCTGAAGCCCATGCAAATCTGCACCCTTCGCTTCCACGTAAAACGCAGGTGGTAA
- the LOC136448619 gene encoding uncharacterized protein isoform X1: MDLRGKGLKLRCSSPLIVLLCQAPVAQGIKAEFSGQHSHIVFLYLTALWSLRLLVFYNNNSATTKRGVYIIPRVTLELPGSLLLSNKMFPGTVHRLLNTCVALWIAMSSVVLSQACLVVISGGISSDVTSTVPTTVPALPTTIPALSTTVPEVELQVNNMSTTEAHTTHRVPCPAGSPPLGYDGFCLHGGECLYLADFQEASCRCLEMYWGQRCQYHIPFSQAGQKTELRDTYIIIGVLSALLTLVLVGGIVFIVRRCRRETDRTGPGHTHLEKGQSTDRLTQDV, encoded by the exons ATGGATCTACGTGGGAAAGGCTTGAAGCTTCGTTGTTCGTCACCACTAATTGTCTTGCTATGTCAAGCGCCGGTAGCACAAGGTATAAAAGCTGAGTTTTCCGGACAACATTCACACATAGTTTTCCTGTACCTGACTGCGCTCTGGTCGCTTAGATTGCTTGTTTTCTATAACAACAACTCTGCTACTACGAAAAGGGGTGTGTATATCATACCTCGTGTCACATTGGAGTTACCCGGATCGCTGTTATTGTCAAATAAGATGTTCCCCGGAACTGTACACCGCCTACTGAACACGTGTGTGGCGCTGTGGATAGCGATGTCGTCTGTAGTGTTATCACAAG CCTGCCTTGTCGTCATATCCGGTGGTATCTCTTCAGATGTGACATCTACCGTGCCCACGACAGTCCCCGCCCTGCCCACGACAATCCCCGCCCTGTCCACGACTGTCCCAGAGGTAGAGCTACAGGTGAACAACATGTCAACCACAGAGGCCCACACCACCCACAGAGTCCCCTGTCCCGCGGGATCCCCTCCCCTGGGGTATGATGGCTTCTGTCTGCACGGAGGAGAGTGTCTGTACCTGGCTGATTTTCAGGAGGCGTCCTGTCG GTGTTTGGAGATGTACTGGGGCCAGCGGTGTCAGTATCACATCCCGTTCTCTCAGGCGGGACAGAAGACGGAACTACGGGACACTTACATCATCATAGGCGTCCTGTCCGCACTTCTCACACTAGTGCTGGTCGGAGGCATCGTGTTCATAGTCAG GAGATGTCGAAGAGAAACCGACAGGACGGGGCCCGGACACACCCACTTGGAGAAAGGGCAGTCTACAGACAGACTCACACAAGATGTATAG